In the Pseudoalteromonas sp. A25 genome, CCAATCGCATTGGCTACATCGTTAGAACCATGCGCAAACGCCATACAACAAGCTGTTAGAACCATTAATACAGCAAATACCTTTTCAACATTATTAAATTGCATTTGCTTATCGGCTTTAGGATCCATTTTCAAGCGCGCGATAGCCATCTTACCGATTAAGCCAACAGCAACTGCTATACCAATTGCAAGCGCATAACCTTCAAATGTTCCTAAGTTAATTCCTATGTGCTTCAAACCTTTTTTAATCGTTACAAGTGCCATTACAAAGCCAGCTAACGCCATGTAAATAGGTACGAAACGTTTAGCGTTTTGTAAAGGAGCTGACGTATCAAAAATCAACTTCTGTGCACTCATAAAAATCAGATAGGCTATAAATCCAGAAATCGCTGGCGTAACAATCCAACTACCAACAATGCCTGCAACTTTGCCCCACTGTATCGCTTCGCTACCAACGGCAACAAGGGCAAAACCAATAATTGCACCAATGATAGAGTGTGTCGTGGATACTGGCCAACCAAGCATAGAGGCCAATAACAACCAGGCACCCGCAGCAAACAGCGCTGAAATCATACCTAAAACCATAAGTTCAGGAATATCAGCGAATGGTGTGGCATCAATAATACCTTTACGAATTGTGGAGGTTACCTCACCACCGGCTAAATAAGCGCCAGCAAATTCAAAGACCATAGCAATCAAAATTGCTTGTTTAATTGTTAGC is a window encoding:
- a CDS encoding inorganic phosphate transporter, whose protein sequence is MDIIASYGTMLVLLAAAVGFFMAYGIGANDVANAMGTSVGSKALTIKQAILIAMVFEFAGAYLAGGEVTSTIRKGIIDATPFADIPELMVLGMISALFAAGAWLLLASMLGWPVSTTHSIIGAIIGFALVAVGSEAIQWGKVAGIVGSWIVTPAISGFIAYLIFMSAQKLIFDTSAPLQNAKRFVPIYMALAGFVMALVTIKKGLKHIGINLGTFEGYALAIGIAVAVGLIGKMAIARLKMDPKADKQMQFNNVEKVFAVLMVLTACCMAFAHGSNDVANAIGPLAAVVNIVENDGVIAKKAALAWWILPLGGLGIVAGLAILGKKVIKTIGEGITHLTPSRGFAAELAAASTVVIASGTGLPISTTQTLVGAVLGVGMARGIAALNMSVIRNIVVSWVITLPVGAALAIVIFYVLRAAFGV